A single region of the Mechercharimyces sp. CAU 1602 genome encodes:
- a CDS encoding class I SAM-dependent methyltransferase — protein MSGQPRFNDIFEDWAEKYDQEISGGNPQYEEVFAGYATILETVVDSLEAPRGGTVMEIGVGTGNLSQVILNKGFQVIGVEPSTQMQKLAAQKVPAMDLRAGHFLDLPDTTPLDGIVSTYAFHHLTDEEKDDSIRQMAERLKPNAKIVFADTAFRDEAHYLEMVAEARANGFNDLADDLEREYYPVLPRLEQSFERAGLRVQFKALNRYVWLMIASKN, from the coding sequence ATGTCGGGGCAACCTCGATTTAATGATATTTTTGAAGACTGGGCGGAAAAATATGATCAGGAGATCAGTGGAGGTAATCCACAGTATGAAGAAGTATTCGCTGGGTATGCCACGATCTTAGAGACGGTAGTCGATTCGCTTGAGGCTCCTCGAGGCGGAACGGTGATGGAGATTGGCGTAGGAACAGGCAATCTGTCACAAGTGATCCTTAATAAAGGTTTTCAAGTTATAGGGGTAGAGCCATCTACTCAGATGCAAAAGCTAGCGGCACAAAAAGTGCCTGCGATGGATTTGCGCGCGGGTCATTTCTTAGATCTGCCGGATACCACTCCATTGGACGGAATTGTAAGTACGTATGCTTTTCATCATTTGACGGATGAAGAAAAAGATGACTCTATCCGTCAGATGGCTGAGCGTTTAAAACCGAATGCAAAAATTGTATTTGCAGATACAGCTTTTCGTGATGAAGCGCACTACCTGGAGATGGTGGCAGAGGCGCGTGCAAACGGCTTTAATGACCTGGCAGACGATCTAGAGCGCGAATATTATCCTGTGCTGCCACGTCTAGAGCAGTCGTTTGAGCGCGCCGGGCTACGCGTTCAGTTTAAGGCATTAAATCGCTATGTCTGGTTGATGATTGCCAGTAAAAATTAA
- a CDS encoding M42 family metallopeptidase: MKRSLQEKVITTLQELIETPSPTGMTAGVIAYIKKRLQPYALKMEQTNKGGLLVTIPGEDQEQWRFVTAHVDTLGAMVKEVKTNGRLALSNIGGYSWHSVDGTYCTVHTDRGKAVSGTILASKTSVHAYGEEARTQKRIAENMELRLDAKVKKAEDVEELGIQVGDFVSFSPLFEACETGFIKGRHMDDKASAALLLEWIIQHTEEGKKLPHTTQVFFSTFEEVGFGANSNISARVKEYLAIDMGVIGDGQTTDEFCVSICAKDSSGPYHAELRQHLVRLAQQEDLYYKVDLYPFYGSDASAAVAAGYDIKHALIGPGVDASHAYERTHREALVNTYQLLMAYVQSPILS, encoded by the coding sequence ATGAAGAGAAGTTTACAGGAGAAAGTGATAACAACTCTGCAAGAGTTAATAGAAACCCCTAGTCCTACCGGAATGACGGCGGGAGTGATCGCTTATATCAAGAAGCGATTACAGCCGTATGCTTTGAAGATGGAGCAAACCAATAAAGGGGGATTGCTCGTCACGATTCCGGGTGAAGACCAGGAGCAGTGGCGGTTTGTTACTGCTCACGTAGATACGTTAGGTGCGATGGTGAAGGAAGTAAAAACGAATGGACGGCTGGCACTTTCCAATATTGGCGGCTATTCCTGGCACTCCGTTGATGGAACCTACTGTACCGTGCATACAGATAGAGGTAAAGCGGTAAGCGGAACAATATTGGCTTCAAAAACATCGGTTCATGCATACGGAGAAGAGGCACGGACACAAAAAAGAATAGCTGAAAATATGGAGCTGCGTCTTGATGCGAAAGTAAAAAAAGCGGAAGATGTAGAAGAACTAGGGATACAAGTGGGGGATTTTGTCTCGTTCTCTCCACTGTTTGAGGCTTGTGAAACTGGTTTCATCAAGGGTCGACATATGGATGATAAAGCGAGTGCAGCCCTGTTGCTAGAATGGATCATTCAGCATACAGAAGAAGGAAAGAAACTTCCCCATACGACCCAAGTGTTTTTTAGTACGTTTGAGGAAGTAGGATTTGGAGCAAACTCAAATATTTCAGCCCGTGTTAAGGAATATCTAGCGATCGACATGGGAGTAATTGGTGATGGGCAGACAACAGATGAGTTTTGTGTTTCCATCTGCGCTAAGGATTCAAGTGGACCTTATCACGCTGAATTGCGTCAGCATCTAGTACGGTTAGCGCAACAAGAAGACTTATATTATAAGGTGGACCTGTACCCCTTTTATGGTTCAGATGCGAGTGCGGCGGTTGCTGCAGGCTATGACATCAAGCATGCACTTATTGGCCCAGGTGTGGATGCTTCCCATGCTTATGAACGCACACACAGGGAGGCACTAGTAAATACTTATCAGTTGTTAATGGCATATGTACAATCTCCAATATTATCGTAG
- a CDS encoding sugar phosphate nucleotidyltransferase codes for MKAVILAGGRGMRLRPLTSHLPKPMVPLLNRPCMEYILVLLKQHGITDIVVAVSYLAEQIKKYFQDGSKWGVSLTYVEEEHPLGTAGGVKNCCTCLDETVLVISGDALTDINLTEAIAFHEEKQSRATILLSCVKNPLPFGVVMCDHEGRVERFIEKPGWSQVLSNRVNTGIYIIEARLLQQLLEDGEAYFEKDIFPVMLERRLPLYGFLTTGYWCDVGSFQAYHQAQVDMMERQVRLKLDGDESVSVPGIFIEQGAKIDPSATLIPPVYIGANSVIAAGATVGAGTVLGSEVHLAPNTKIKESILWGHTHVEKESRIEKAMLGRQVYVGQECTIEQGCVIGDRVRIGSRVCMGNGKRIIANANLTLQGQIENQDEAWGRHTLFYKNKVRIPLPNTTPALMFRLARAFTSVVSKAGEVVISSCTHPLAQLLKQTLTVGLCSEGVNVVDCGELTFPLARFAVQNVRGSGGVHLVIGAGEMVLQFIDNQGLPLAQERERKMEWAYQLGEDEWSPSQVGRVRFHSKVVENYRQQFIIESNFAPLRREGRLAQDFFTSLCCRWVAIVRQAANTPQRVQIGDKGEESLLFSTDEGGECLTLYDGHGHPLTQEQLFFLYVAALSTKQKATSLPWSAPTALEEVARVHALPLEWTSLMPRAVLEASQYSFHPVYDALSALVIVADYVGRLGMRWKEIVSSLPSYHMVRGAHPVPRPLLAHGMTELIAQAKGKKKQLRDGMKVYEEGGWVLIYPDGYHHQMCLIVHGKSESDAQHLYATYIEQVKRCMKKETLD; via the coding sequence TTGAAAGCGGTTATTTTAGCAGGGGGGCGGGGCATGCGGTTACGACCACTAACCTCTCATCTCCCTAAGCCGATGGTGCCGTTACTTAATCGTCCCTGTATGGAGTACATTTTAGTGCTACTCAAACAGCACGGTATTACCGATATTGTGGTAGCGGTATCTTATCTGGCAGAACAGATTAAAAAATATTTTCAAGATGGTTCTAAGTGGGGAGTCTCTCTTACGTATGTAGAGGAAGAGCATCCGCTAGGTACAGCAGGAGGAGTAAAGAATTGTTGCACATGTTTGGATGAAACGGTGCTTGTGATCAGTGGTGATGCGTTAACGGATATCAACCTGACTGAGGCGATCGCATTTCATGAGGAGAAGCAATCAAGAGCAACGATTTTACTTAGTTGTGTTAAAAATCCATTGCCTTTTGGTGTTGTAATGTGTGATCACGAAGGGCGAGTTGAGCGTTTTATTGAAAAGCCAGGTTGGTCGCAAGTATTAAGTAATAGGGTGAATACCGGGATATATATTATTGAAGCACGCCTTCTGCAGCAGTTATTAGAGGATGGAGAAGCATACTTTGAAAAAGATATTTTTCCGGTTATGTTAGAGCGTCGCTTACCGCTTTATGGATTTCTAACGACAGGGTATTGGTGCGATGTCGGCTCCTTCCAAGCATATCATCAAGCTCAAGTAGATATGATGGAGCGACAAGTGCGGTTAAAACTTGACGGTGATGAATCTGTGTCAGTACCAGGGATATTTATCGAGCAAGGTGCAAAAATTGATCCGTCTGCAACCCTTATTCCTCCAGTCTATATAGGAGCAAATAGTGTGATCGCAGCAGGCGCAACAGTAGGTGCAGGCACAGTGCTTGGTTCTGAAGTCCATCTTGCGCCTAATACAAAGATTAAAGAAAGTATTTTATGGGGCCATACTCATGTGGAAAAAGAGTCTCGTATAGAAAAGGCTATGCTGGGTCGTCAGGTATATGTGGGTCAGGAGTGTACCATTGAACAAGGTTGCGTTATAGGAGACCGTGTTCGCATAGGCTCTCGGGTTTGTATGGGTAACGGAAAGAGAATCATAGCCAATGCAAACTTGACCCTACAGGGGCAAATAGAAAATCAGGATGAGGCTTGGGGAAGGCATACTCTCTTCTATAAAAATAAAGTACGAATCCCTCTCCCTAATACTACACCCGCGCTCATGTTTCGATTAGCTCGGGCGTTTACTTCTGTCGTATCCAAAGCAGGCGAAGTGGTGATTTCTTCATGTACACATCCGTTAGCACAACTACTAAAGCAAACCTTGACCGTAGGTTTATGTAGTGAGGGTGTAAATGTAGTAGATTGCGGTGAGCTCACTTTTCCATTAGCGCGTTTTGCTGTCCAAAATGTGAGGGGTAGTGGAGGAGTTCATCTGGTTATCGGTGCCGGAGAGATGGTGCTACAATTTATAGACAATCAAGGATTGCCTCTCGCGCAAGAGAGAGAGAGGAAGATGGAGTGGGCATACCAATTAGGGGAAGACGAATGGTCCCCCAGCCAAGTAGGTAGAGTACGTTTTCACTCTAAAGTGGTGGAAAACTATCGACAACAATTTATTATAGAAAGTAACTTTGCGCCTTTAAGACGGGAGGGACGGCTGGCACAAGATTTTTTCACCTCTCTTTGCTGTAGGTGGGTTGCTATAGTACGGCAAGCGGCAAATACGCCCCAGCGGGTACAGATAGGAGATAAAGGGGAAGAATCTCTTCTTTTTTCCACTGATGAGGGAGGAGAGTGTTTAACCTTATACGATGGGCACGGGCACCCATTGACGCAAGAGCAATTATTTTTTCTTTATGTAGCAGCACTCTCCACTAAACAAAAAGCGACTAGCTTACCGTGGAGTGCACCGACAGCATTAGAAGAGGTCGCTCGTGTGCATGCACTTCCTTTGGAATGGACTTCGCTTATGCCACGTGCCGTGTTAGAGGCGAGTCAGTACTCGTTTCATCCTGTTTATGATGCATTAAGCGCACTCGTGATCGTAGCCGATTATGTAGGACGTTTAGGAATGAGGTGGAAAGAAATTGTGAGTAGTCTTCCCTCTTACCATATGGTAAGGGGAGCACACCCTGTTCCCCGTCCATTGTTGGCGCACGGGATGACGGAGCTGATCGCTCAAGCGAAGGGGAAAAAGAAGCAGCTGCGTGATGGGATGAAAGTGTATGAAGAGGGAGGCTGGGTGCTCATATATCCCGATGGGTACCATCATCAGATGTGTCTTATCGTCCATGGCAAGAGCGAGTCTGATGCCCAGCACTTGTATGCCACTTATATAGAACAGGTGAAGCGATGCATGAAAAAGGAAACGCTTGATTAG
- a CDS encoding aminopeptidase, which translates to MRDPRVTKLAQTLVQHSVEVKKGDKVLIDAQGPSQDLARALIAEVYAAGGYPFYQTFDHELLRAQLLGTTEEHIKMRAEIELHQMKQMDCYIGIRGNNNINELSDVPEEKIRLFLEYFNKPLHSQERVNNTRWVVLRYPNYSMAQLANMSTEAFEDFYYKVCTVDYKRMDKMMNPLKERLEKTDEVRIVGPGTDLTFSLKGMPAIKCAGEKNIPDGEVYSAPVRDSVNGVVTYNTPSVYQGTLFENIRLEFRNGKIVDATANDTERINQILDTDEGARYIGEFSLGVNPDIHHPMKDTLFDEKINGSFHFTPGSAYEDCDNGNRSAVHWDIVCIQRPDYGGGEIYFDGELVRKDGRFVVADLEPLNPENLRG; encoded by the coding sequence ATGCGTGATCCACGAGTAACTAAACTAGCACAAACCTTGGTTCAACATTCTGTTGAAGTAAAAAAAGGAGATAAAGTGCTGATTGATGCACAAGGGCCTTCTCAAGATTTAGCGCGGGCGCTGATTGCTGAAGTGTATGCCGCAGGTGGGTACCCTTTTTATCAGACATTTGACCATGAATTGCTACGTGCTCAACTGCTTGGCACAACGGAAGAGCACATAAAAATGCGGGCGGAAATCGAACTGCACCAGATGAAGCAAATGGACTGCTATATCGGAATTCGTGGAAACAATAATATTAATGAGTTATCTGATGTGCCAGAAGAGAAAATCCGGCTCTTTCTGGAATACTTTAACAAGCCTCTTCATTCTCAAGAAAGGGTGAACAATACTCGTTGGGTAGTACTACGTTATCCGAACTACTCGATGGCGCAACTGGCCAATATGAGTACAGAGGCATTTGAGGACTTTTATTACAAGGTATGTACGGTTGACTACAAGCGGATGGATAAGATGATGAACCCGCTTAAAGAAAGGCTAGAAAAGACGGATGAAGTGCGGATTGTCGGACCGGGAACAGATCTAACATTCTCCCTCAAAGGAATGCCAGCTATTAAATGCGCAGGAGAGAAAAATATTCCTGATGGTGAAGTTTACTCCGCTCCGGTACGCGACTCGGTCAATGGTGTCGTCACCTATAATACTCCAAGTGTATACCAAGGTACCCTGTTTGAAAATATACGCCTTGAGTTCCGCAATGGTAAAATCGTGGACGCAACGGCGAATGATACAGAACGGATCAACCAGATTCTGGATACTGATGAAGGTGCCCGTTATATTGGGGAGTTTAGCTTGGGCGTAAACCCTGATATTCATCATCCGATGAAAGACACCTTGTTTGATGAAAAGATTAACGGCAGTTTTCACTTTACCCCCGGATCAGCGTATGAAGATTGTGATAATGGCAATCGTTCTGCGGTGCATTGGGATATTGTCTGCATCCAGCGCCCCGACTATGGCGGTGGTGAAATTTACTTTGATGGTGAGTTGGTTCGCAAGGATGGACGATTTGTGGTGGCAGATCTTGAACCGCTCAATCCAGAAAATCTACGTGGCTAA
- a CDS encoding GAF domain-containing protein, with protein sequence MHTLTSIDRSRAERYEHLLQQAEALFTGERDWLATFANAASLLYFSLEEINWAGFYLYKDEELVLGPFMGKPACIRIPLTKGVCGAAARTQQTQVVQDVSTFSDHIACDADTKAEIVIPLIKDGTLLGVLDIDSPLQNRFDELDQRYLEQFAKLIIDHIEWK encoded by the coding sequence ATGCACACCTTAACTTCCATAGACAGATCCCGTGCGGAGCGGTATGAGCACTTATTACAACAAGCAGAAGCCCTGTTCACAGGCGAACGCGATTGGCTTGCTACCTTTGCCAATGCCGCTTCCCTCCTCTACTTTTCCCTAGAAGAAATTAACTGGGCTGGTTTTTATCTTTATAAGGACGAAGAGTTAGTGTTAGGCCCATTCATGGGCAAGCCCGCTTGTATTCGCATCCCCCTTACCAAAGGGGTGTGTGGTGCCGCTGCCCGTACACAGCAAACCCAGGTTGTACAAGATGTCTCCACATTCTCCGACCACATCGCCTGCGATGCCGACACGAAAGCAGAGATCGTGATTCCACTTATCAAAGATGGAACACTGCTTGGAGTTCTAGATATCGACAGCCCTCTTCAAAACAGATTTGATGAGCTTGACCAGCGATACTTAGAACAATTTGCAAAGCTTATCATTGATCACATCGAGTGGAAATAA
- a CDS encoding PaaI family thioesterase gives MLPTRWVAKSEKVALPSPVRYDNHVEEAWIKKRWDENVMTLEDLRSELQDLTAEETETIHKLVQAMKRTRESPLAYIEEVMHFRSLDFDETKQAYVHQMQVTDELKNRYHILHGGITSTFIDTAMGSTVFQEIGIDRRLVTLDLNIRFLSPGIDGLITAYTNIIKKGNTIIVVETKVVDERDRLIASASGTFYRMG, from the coding sequence GTGCTACCGACAAGGTGGGTCGCAAAGAGTGAAAAAGTTGCGCTTCCTTCTCCAGTTCGCTATGATAACCATGTAGAAGAAGCATGGATTAAGAAAAGATGGGACGAAAATGTCATGACCTTAGAAGATTTACGTAGCGAATTACAAGATTTAACTGCAGAAGAAACAGAGACGATACACAAACTGGTGCAAGCAATGAAGCGAACACGGGAAAGTCCGTTGGCATACATTGAAGAGGTGATGCATTTTCGCTCTCTTGACTTCGATGAAACGAAGCAAGCGTATGTTCACCAGATGCAAGTGACGGATGAATTAAAGAATCGCTATCACATCCTGCACGGCGGGATTACAAGCACATTTATCGATACTGCCATGGGTTCGACCGTCTTTCAAGAGATCGGGATTGATCGACGCCTGGTAACACTGGATTTAAATATTCGTTTTTTGAGTCCAGGAATTGACGGACTTATCACGGCTTATACCAACATTATCAAAAAAGGAAATACGATTATTGTAGTGGAGACGAAAGTGGTCGATGAGCGAGATCGCCTCATCGCTTCTGCTTCAGGCACCTTTTACCGAATGGGTTGA
- a CDS encoding DNRLRE domain-containing protein, with protein sequence MKKWKILLFFILMFALIFTPIITQSIGESYAENVNRVEVSNHVDREKDYKEVKELRSANSKTFLKPDGKSYVLEQYIEPVHFKKNGKWIEIDNNLKRVKTKSNNKLNKSFKNKNSDSIKTAFKNKANQFQVNFAESTDVQSIVSFGYKDVEIDFQLVDGKKVFAELDRNKVTYPNIYPNTDLVYHVSNTGLKEEWVLHEYNGKNIYSMKLDLQSATPLEGEDGSIKIKDKHSKDIIVLPKPLMVDSNDSASYDINMELRTDGGNTYLDLVADAKWLSDPERKFPIRIDPTVELQDISTTYDTFIGNKNKDTNYQPFSYLITGNIDDYGVTRTFIEFELPKFPDGTIVNRARLSLNQYKTEEMEQVDLFPVTSSWYSGTLTWNNQPSVGNRTASSYVSGPGEYSWDMTDIVKNWIKGDVENNGISLRHHNESNNRKSYRSSDYVIDETKRPKLEIEYKVIPEEEKLSGTDPLNKGCTKDAIIANRSNIYNDDTNKKMGELQLRYSPKCKTAWGRVVPVNNTDAGTLIVKVVRNDGEYLEAMANPTFSTLWTFQINDQDYTSYAEAAFYDYDGKKIGSAKTSSY encoded by the coding sequence ATGAAGAAATGGAAAATATTATTATTTTTTATACTCATGTTTGCTCTGATTTTCACACCTATTATCACTCAATCGATTGGAGAATCATATGCTGAAAATGTAAATAGAGTTGAAGTGAGCAACCATGTGGATAGAGAGAAAGACTACAAGGAGGTAAAAGAGTTACGATCAGCAAATTCTAAGACTTTCCTTAAACCTGATGGTAAGTCATACGTATTAGAACAATATATTGAGCCAGTACATTTCAAGAAGAATGGTAAATGGATAGAGATAGACAATAACTTAAAAAGAGTAAAGACTAAATCAAACAATAAATTGAATAAATCATTTAAAAACAAAAATTCTGACTCAATCAAGACGGCTTTCAAGAACAAGGCTAATCAGTTTCAGGTGAATTTCGCGGAAAGTACTGATGTGCAAAGTATTGTTAGTTTCGGATATAAAGACGTAGAGATTGATTTTCAACTCGTAGATGGAAAGAAAGTTTTTGCTGAACTAGATAGAAATAAGGTTACCTACCCAAATATATATCCAAATACTGATTTGGTGTACCATGTTAGTAATACAGGTTTAAAAGAAGAATGGGTTTTACATGAATATAATGGAAAGAATATATATTCTATGAAATTAGATCTTCAAAGTGCCACACCTTTAGAGGGGGAAGATGGATCGATCAAAATTAAGGATAAACACAGTAAAGATATAATTGTTCTTCCAAAACCACTAATGGTGGATTCAAATGACTCTGCTTCTTATGATATAAATATGGAGCTCCGCACTGATGGTGGGAATACTTATTTAGATCTTGTTGCAGATGCAAAATGGTTAAGTGACCCCGAAAGAAAATTTCCTATAAGAATAGACCCTACAGTAGAACTACAAGATATATCAACTACTTACGATACTTTTATCGGAAACAAGAATAAAGATACTAACTACCAACCATTTTCCTACTTAATTACTGGTAACATTGATGATTATGGAGTGACTCGTACTTTTATTGAGTTTGAACTACCGAAGTTCCCAGATGGAACAATTGTAAATAGAGCTCGACTCAGTTTAAATCAATATAAAACTGAAGAGATGGAGCAAGTTGATTTGTTCCCTGTTACGTCTAGTTGGTATAGTGGTACGTTAACGTGGAATAATCAGCCTTCTGTAGGTAATAGAACAGCTTCCTCGTATGTAAGTGGTCCTGGTGAATACTCTTGGGACATGACAGATATAGTAAAAAATTGGATAAAAGGCGATGTAGAAAATAACGGAATAAGCCTACGTCATCATAATGAAAGTAATAATCGTAAATCTTATCGCTCGAGTGATTATGTTATTGATGAAACCAAAAGACCTAAACTTGAGATCGAATATAAAGTGATACCTGAAGAAGAAAAACTCAGTGGAACTGATCCATTGAATAAAGGTTGCACTAAAGATGCGATTATTGCTAATAGATCAAATATATACAACGATGATACAAATAAAAAGATGGGTGAGCTTCAATTACGTTATAGCCCTAAATGTAAAACTGCTTGGGGGAGAGTAGTTCCAGTTAACAATACTGATGCGGGTACATTGATAGTTAAGGTAGTTAGAAATGATGGTGAATACCTTGAAGCAATGGCAAATCCTACTTTCTCTACGTTATGGACTTTCCAGATAAACGATCAAGATTATACATCCTACGCGGAAGCAGCTTTCTATGATTACGATGGAAAAAAGATTGGTTCAGCAAAGACTAGTTCATACTAA
- a CDS encoding NUDIX domain-containing protein yields MHKDYKIAAKAIIFEQEKVLVLTRSLAERRSSEHHGWDFPGGGLEPSELLMDGLAREVKEETGLTVRVAGPAYIYDEVKEDKHLVVIKFSCYEPKGDVRLSEEHDRFEWIEMSKLDQSGLPEWMKDEVKRAYALYREAALT; encoded by the coding sequence ATGCATAAGGATTATAAAATTGCAGCCAAGGCGATAATATTTGAGCAGGAGAAAGTATTAGTACTGACGCGCTCGTTAGCTGAGCGTAGGTCGAGTGAGCACCATGGATGGGACTTTCCTGGTGGAGGACTGGAACCTTCGGAGCTTCTGATGGATGGGTTAGCACGTGAAGTGAAAGAGGAGACAGGGCTTACTGTCCGTGTAGCAGGGCCGGCTTATATTTATGATGAAGTAAAAGAAGATAAACACCTGGTAGTTATCAAATTTTCTTGCTATGAGCCGAAGGGCGATGTTCGTCTTAGTGAGGAGCATGACCGGTTTGAGTGGATTGAGATGAGTAAGTTGGATCAATCTGGTTTGCCAGAATGGATGAAAGATGAAGTGAAGCGAGCGTATGCACTTTACCGGGAAGCAGCCCTTACATAG
- a CDS encoding MDR family MFS transporter, producing MEQKRRTIITTALMLAMFISAIEVTIVNAAMPTVVGQLGGISLYSWVFSAYMLANTTTVPIYGKLADLYGRKPVFIIAILLFITGSALCGLAQSMSQLVFFRALQGLGAGGVLPIAITIIGDIFPFEVRAKIQGWFSSVWGLAAIMGPFLGGWTVQHFSWRWLFWFNLPLGLIIIAIIALYLPRKEERSFERIDYTGATLLSFTAITFLFTTLVLGEKGFFYLPAWGLLILALILLVMFILWERRVEHPFLPITLFKNRMIASSNLSAFLTGMGMFGAISFVPLFVQGVLGKSPTLAGLAITPQVVGWSVASVICGRWVLRSGYRPPIILGVLMVTGAAVLILQMNAHTAYPWVLVAMLILGFGLGLSMTAYIIAVQNAVQTNERGAATSSQMFSRSMGGTIGVSILGAVMTFRMKEEIEQYIYSHQNELSQETIGQLRQAEGITTPEGLAALPQTVADLAPSFLAQALDTTFLTASFFTLLALIVAFWLVPKGSAQSFAVKE from the coding sequence ATGGAGCAGAAGAGAAGAACAATCATTACCACTGCCTTGATGTTGGCGATGTTTATCTCAGCGATTGAAGTGACGATTGTAAATGCGGCGATGCCGACAGTTGTGGGGCAATTAGGGGGAATTTCTCTTTATAGTTGGGTCTTTTCTGCTTATATGCTTGCCAATACAACGACTGTTCCTATCTATGGAAAGTTGGCTGACCTATATGGGCGTAAGCCTGTGTTTATTATTGCCATTCTCCTATTTATTACTGGTTCCGCTTTGTGTGGGTTGGCACAGTCCATGTCACAACTGGTCTTCTTTCGTGCTTTACAAGGGTTAGGGGCAGGAGGAGTGCTACCCATTGCCATTACGATTATTGGTGATATTTTTCCCTTTGAAGTAAGAGCGAAGATCCAGGGATGGTTCTCCTCTGTGTGGGGCTTAGCAGCGATTATGGGACCTTTCCTTGGAGGATGGACAGTCCAGCACTTTTCATGGCGCTGGCTCTTTTGGTTTAACCTCCCTCTTGGCTTAATCATTATTGCGATTATCGCTCTGTATCTGCCTCGAAAAGAAGAGCGTTCTTTTGAGCGAATCGATTATACTGGAGCGACGCTATTATCCTTCACCGCCATTACCTTTCTTTTTACCACCCTCGTACTGGGAGAAAAGGGATTCTTCTATTTACCCGCATGGGGCTTACTAATATTGGCTCTCATCTTACTAGTAATGTTTATCTTGTGGGAGCGAAGAGTAGAGCATCCATTCCTGCCCATCACTCTCTTTAAGAACCGGATGATCGCTTCTAGCAACTTAAGTGCTTTTTTAACCGGGATGGGAATGTTCGGTGCTATTTCATTCGTTCCTCTTTTTGTTCAAGGTGTGCTTGGGAAATCTCCCACGCTAGCAGGTCTTGCAATCACCCCACAAGTTGTTGGGTGGAGTGTTGCCTCCGTCATTTGTGGTCGCTGGGTACTACGGTCAGGGTATCGTCCCCCTATTATCCTCGGTGTACTAATGGTAACGGGTGCTGCTGTGCTGATCTTACAGATGAATGCACACACTGCTTATCCTTGGGTACTGGTCGCTATGCTGATCCTCGGCTTTGGACTTGGTTTGTCGATGACAGCATATATTATTGCGGTTCAAAATGCCGTTCAAACAAATGAACGAGGCGCTGCCACCTCTTCACAAATGTTTTCGCGCTCGATGGGGGGAACGATTGGGGTTTCCATCCTGGGAGCTGTAATGACGTTCCGTATGAAAGAAGAGATCGAACAATATATTTACTCACATCAAAATGAATTAAGCCAAGAAACGATCGGACAATTAAGGCAGGCGGAGGGAATAACGACCCCTGAAGGGCTGGCGGCTCTTCCACAAACAGTGGCTGATCTTGCTCCTTCCTTTTTGGCACAAGCACTCGATACAACCTTTCTTACAGCCAGCTTTTTTACGCTACTCGCTCTTATCGTTGCCTTCTGGCTCGTCCCCAAAGGGAGTGCGCAATCTTTTGCTGTTAAAGAGTAA
- a CDS encoding AbrB/MazE/SpoVT family DNA-binding domain-containing protein, which translates to MKATGIVRKVDELGRIVLPVELRRTMDIDVRDPIEIYVDGSNIVLKKYSPSCLFCGEVEHVQLYKGKNVCRSCLSDLSSSSSGRSWA; encoded by the coding sequence ATGAAAGCAACAGGTATTGTGAGAAAAGTAGATGAATTAGGGCGTATAGTGTTGCCAGTTGAGCTTCGACGTACCATGGATATTGATGTCCGCGATCCAATTGAGATTTATGTAGATGGCTCCAACATTGTACTAAAAAAGTACAGTCCCTCTTGTCTATTTTGTGGGGAAGTGGAACATGTACAGCTGTACAAGGGGAAAAATGTTTGTCGTTCTTGTTTAAGCGATTTATCTTCTTCATCTTCAGGTCGATCGTGGGCGTAA
- a CDS encoding PaaI family thioesterase produces MTLLEQLAEVIEAGNEEEKEVLQLALQAIMQKRERNSAYISGFMGLEGEFVEEGVYQFRLPITPFMVNRAGMVHGGISATLVDSTMGSLVNKSLPENKGAVTVEMKVNFLKPGWGEELICRAWIKNKGKKLISATAEIRDDQARLIVTAMGTFYVLD; encoded by the coding sequence TTGACGCTTCTTGAGCAGTTGGCTGAAGTGATTGAGGCTGGGAATGAAGAGGAGAAAGAGGTTCTTCAGCTGGCTTTACAAGCGATAATGCAAAAGCGTGAACGCAATAGTGCATATATCTCTGGCTTTATGGGATTAGAAGGAGAGTTTGTAGAAGAGGGTGTTTACCAATTTCGTTTGCCTATTACCCCATTTATGGTTAATCGTGCAGGGATGGTCCATGGTGGTATTAGTGCTACGCTAGTAGATTCCACCATGGGATCACTGGTAAATAAGAGTTTACCGGAGAATAAAGGGGCGGTAACAGTAGAGATGAAGGTTAATTTTCTCAAGCCGGGATGGGGAGAAGAATTAATCTGTCGTGCTTGGATTAAAAACAAGGGTAAAAAGTTAATTTCCGCTACAGCGGAAATTCGCGATGATCAAGCTCGTCTCATTGTGACGGCGATGGGTACATTTTATGTCTTAGACTGA